Proteins co-encoded in one Malus sylvestris chromosome 7, drMalSylv7.2, whole genome shotgun sequence genomic window:
- the LOC126628848 gene encoding uncharacterized protein LOC126628848 isoform X3, whose product MGSKADEFSDETYRVNAASQYSINVGDASSSFKRKACDSLQHTTSETSNLLSVNSSHDSLSENAESKATMRSSDTSVEVHDDNISCISRANDANQAVNNHNRNVERKNLSCSLASGKAHKSFMSDTVKAGDSGDSTEKGKLPEFFGHVDSSFKNESDIIVGQKFVSYNSLGVPTKFSPKTEVESNGQDPKDEASKSLDHGEKDVKSSELVEVDDMQASQSASGDDSDESDIVEHDVKVCDICGDAGREDMLAMCSRCSDGAEHIYCMRKMLRRVPKGPWLCEECKFAEETDNQKQGSDMEVKRMEKAITSTQISNKRLAENVEVAPSAKRQALEMRVGSPKASSPKRMGALSRESSFKSLDKDRLRSAYPISQSTNDLSETARSPSNGLRAKGTFSKSNSFNTLISKPKVKLVDEVVPQKQKGSKEHASLDMKERVVSRMMGRSVSFKSASSGRSNVSESKVKMLSSKFSHVPDLKGLKQAKEWSTVERKNLSKLDRPKANLITASPIFSTPKSDLASRGETSLLSSVSNREPKVALPDGKLSTSSKSSLTRKGVDTRVASGGGSSMNGMSSSASEQRSNQVCSKDESLSSYSGTVETSHCNVDGTLEDVLPQSGEMADQDDKARESSVRCRPAVVASPKFKERGNNAEFGRAGISQASGTDACAPRSSREEMQRGNRLKNAIHAALLRKPEIYRKKRVLDQSDELSMSNMDLSYEVATQEQSPDGHAILGTSPSDSYKNTTVNNLKQLAGQPIDSGFPSKVADSFSVVHSPGKPTVKDLHNHASGAMSVLVKTTAIPEYEYVWQGSFEVQRGGNFLDLCGGVQAHLSTCASPKVLEVVNKFPHKIPLNEVPRLSVWPSQFHQSGAKEDNIALYFFAKDLDSYERHYKSLLDAMVKNDLALKGNFDGVELLIFPSNQLPEKSQRWNMLFFLWGVFRTMRVHCLDFTEKCVPSLRNSFNKAPTDGMTLSESENICIPKHMDESSPSDRSCDVPSASKAPLHMGPTVSKDRENKDTYPEEVRSGSKVNLVLQDCRLDSNTTNNTGLSEGVECITPCLQESCNRESRVGTEIKSFIPTTGSNSYNKGEKRQVHWVTSVEREDTDSVEIRPVSSQEVAVAGSVGQERFPDRKKRVGITGGVEEVILDRVNMDKADFKQERELGRDHGYKEPEAARVNSCQPSDRKHPDIPISERTTSAASQEMPWNEVNITQMDGKIGSKKPKIGSSGFDSCSTSRGTNTVVEEKRYFEACEEKVIPEDLGNTERYFFPLDSRHVQHFGPVGHSVPWKDFSSGYEDKSREGIPSLELALGGETKPQNKGMLPFFVGLADKKDQDEPLEAAVVDEKDDDVSASLSLSLSFPFPDKEQPGKPVSKPEQLLPERHHVNTSLLLFGRLPDK is encoded by the exons ATGGGGTCAAAGGCTGATGAATTTTCTGATGAAACCTATCGTGTTAATGCTGCTAGTCAATATTCTATCAATGTGGGagatgcttcatcttcttttaagAGAAAAGCATGTGACAGTTTACAACATACCACCAGTGAGACTAGTAACCTGCTTAGTGTTAATTCAAGTCATGATTCTTTGTCTGAAAATGCTGAAAGCAAAGCAACCATGAGGTCTTCTGATACATCTGTTGAAGTCCATGATGATAACATTTCATGTATAAGTAGAGCCAATGATGCAAATCAAGCAGTCAATAACCATAACAGGAATGTAGAACGGAAGAATTTGTCTTGTAGTTTAGCTTCTGGAAAGGCACATAAGTCTTTCATGTCGGACACGGTAAAAGCTGGAGATTCTGGTGATAGCACAGAAAAG GGAAAACTGCCAGAATTTTTTGGACATGTGGATTCATCATTTAAGAATGAGTCGGATATTATTGTTGGCCAGAAATTTGTTTCTTATAATAGTTTAGGGGTCCCTACAAAATTTAGTCCAAAGACAGAAGTAGAGAGTAATGGACAAGACCCAAAAGATGAAGCTTCAAAGAGTTTGGATCATGGTGAGAAAGATGTTAAGTCTAGTGAGTTGGTTGAAGTAGATGACATGCAGGCCTCGCAATCTGCATCTGGGGATGACAGTGATGAATCGGACATTGTAGAGCATGAT GTTAAAGTATGTGATATTTGTGGGGATGCAGGCCGCGAAGATATGCTTGCCATGTGTAGTAGGTGCAGCGATGGTGCAGAACACAT CTATTGTATGCGAAAGATGCTTCGGAGAGTTCCTAAAGGTCCATGGCTGTGTGAGGAATGCAAGTTTGCCGAGGAAACTGATAACCAGAAGCAAG GTTCAGATATGGAGGTGAAAAGAATGGAGAAAGCGATTACGAGTACACAAATCTCTAACAAGAGACTGGCAGAAAACGTAGAAGTCGCTCCTTCTGCGAAAAGGCAGGCTCTTGAAATGCGTGTGGGATCACCAAAAGCATCTAGCCCTAAGAGAATGGGTGCTTTATCACGCGAATCTTCATTCAAAAGCTTAGATAAGGATAGGTTGAGGTCAGCTTATCCGATTTCTCAGTCTACTAATGATCTATCAGAAACTGCACGTTCTCCTTCAAATGGTTTACGGGCCAAGG GTACATTTTCAAAGTCAAATTCGTTCAACACCTTAATTTCTAAACCAAAAGTCAAACTTGTAGATGAAGTTGTTCCTCAAAAGCAAAAGGGGTCTAAAGAACATGCTTCCCTTGATATGAAGGAGAGGGTGGTGTCCAGAATGATGGGCAGATCTGTGTCTTTCAAATCTGCTAGCTCAGGGCGTTCAAATGTGTCTGAATCAAAAGTTAAAATGCTCTCGTCAAAATTTAGCCATGTTCCAGATCTTAAAGGATTGAAACAAGCAAAAGAGTGGAGCacagttgaaagaaaaaatttgTCCAAACTAGACCGCCCCAAGGCTAATTTGATAACAGCTAGTCCTATTTTCTCAACTCCTAAGAGTGACCTTGCATCTCGTGGTGAGACTAGTTTGCTTTCATCTGTGAGCAATCGAGAGCCAAAGGTTGCACTGCCTGATGGAAAGTTAAGTACTTCATCAAAATCTAGTCTTACTCGTAAAGGTGTTGACACTCGAGTTGCTTCAG GTGGAGGTTCATCTATGAATGGAATGTCTAGTTCTGCTTCTGAACAAAGGTCAAACCAGGTTTGCTCTAAGGATGAATCCTTATCCAGCTATTCTGGGACCGTTGAGACATCACACTGTAATGTAGATGGAACATTAGAAGATGTGTTACCACAATCAGGGGAAATGGCAGATCAGGATGATAAGGCCAGGGAGAGCTCTGTTCGCTGTAGGCCTGCTGTTGTGGCTAGTCCAAAATTTAAAGAGAGAGGTAATAACGCGGAATTTGGCAGAGCTGGGATTTCACAGGCTTCTGGTACTGATGCTTGTGCTCCTAGAAGTTCTAGGGAGGAGATGCAGAGAGGTAATAGGTTGAAAAATGCTATTCATGCAGCTTTGCTTCGAAAGCCTGAAATATACAGAAAGAAAAGAGTGCTTGATCAATCTGACGAGTTGTCCATGTCGAACATGGACTTAAGTTATGAAGTAGCTACTCAAGAGCAGTCACCTGATGGACATGCAATCCTTGGGACTTCTCCTTCTGACTCTTACAAGAATACAACTGTCAATAATTTAAAGCAGCTTGCAGGACAGCCCATTGATTCTGGGTTCCCTTCCAAAGTGGCAGACTCTTTTTCTGTTGTTCATTCTCCGGGCAAGCCTACAGTGAAAGATTTGCATAATCATGCTTCAGGGGCAATGTCTGTTCTTGTGAAGACAACAGCCATTCCAGAATATGAATACGTCTGGCA GGGGAGTTTTGAAGTGCAGAGAGGTGGAAATTTTCTGGATTTATGTGGTGGAGTTCAAGCTCACTTGTCAACTTGTGCATCGCCAAAGGTCCTTGAAGTGGTAAACAAATTTCCGCACAAAATTCCTCTGAATGAAGTTCCTCGCCTAAGTGTATGGCCATCACAGTTTCATCAAAGTGGTGCTAAAGAAGATAATATTGCACTTTATttctttgccaaagatcttgaTAG TTACGAAAGACACTACAAGAGCCTGTTGGATGCTATGGTCAAGAATGATCTAGCCCTCAAAGGGAATTTTGATGGCGTTGAACTTCTGATATTCCCATCCAATCAGCTTCCTGAGAAATCACAAC GTTGGAATATGCTATTTTTCCTTTGGGGTGTGTTCAGGACAATGAGGGTGCATTGTTTGGATTTTACCGAGAAATGTGTTCCCAGCTTGAGAAACTCATTCAATAAAGCTCCTACTGATGGCATGACTTTGTCTGAGAGTGAGAACATATGTATACCTAAGCATATGGATGAATCTTCTCCTTCTGACAGATCTTGTGATGTTCCCTCTGCTTCCAAGGCGCCTCTGCATATGGGCCCCACAGTTAGTAAGGACCGTGAGAACAAAGATACTTATCCTGAAGAGGTGCGTTCAGGTTCAAAAGTGAACTTGGTGTTACAGGATTGTAGACTTGATTCCAACACAACAAACAATACTGGCTTGTCTGAAGGAGTTGAATGCATCACTCCTTGCCTG CAGGAAAGCTGTAATCGAGAGAGCAGAGTTGGCACAGAAATTAAATCTTTTATTCCAACAACTGGGTCAAATAGCTATAACAAAGGTGAGAAGAGGCAAGTGCATTGGGTCACTTCTGTTGAAAGGGAAGACACTGATTCTGTGGAGATTCGTCCTGTTTCCAGTCAAGAGGTAGCCGTTGCTGGGAGTGTGGGTCAGGAGAGATTTCCAGATAGAAAGAAAAGGGTTGGTATCACCGGAGGGGTTGAGGAGGTGATTCTGGACAGAGTGAACATGGATAAAGCTGATTTTAAACAAGAGAGGGAATTGGGGAGAGATCATGGATATAAGGAACCAGAAGCAGCCAGAGTCAACTCTTGTCAGCCTAGTGACAGAAAACACCCAGACATACCTATCTCAGAGAGAACAACTTCTGCAGCAAGTCAAGAAATGCCATGGAATGAGGTGAATATTACACAGATGGATGGCAAGATTGGTAGTAAGAAGCCAAAAATTGGTTCAAGTGGATTTGATAGCTGTAGCACTTCTAGAGGCACAAACACTGTGGTTGAGGAGAAGAGATACTTTGAAGCCTGTGAGGAGAAAGTTATTCCAGAGGACTTGGGAAATACTGAAAGGTACTTCTTTCCTTTGGATTCACGGCATGTTCAGCATTTTGGGCCAGTTGGCCACTCGGTGCCATGGAAAGATTTCTCTTCAGGGTATGAGGATAAGTCTCGCGAAGGGATCCCAAGTCTCGAGCTAGCTCTAGGGGGAGAAACAAAACCACAAAATAAGGGAATGCTGCCCTTCTTTGTTGGGTTAGCAGACAAGAAAGACCAAGATGAGCCTTTAGAAGCAGCGGTAGTGGATGAGAAAGATGATGATGTGTCTGCGTcgctttccctttccctttcattCCCATTCCCAGACAAGGAACAACCTGGGAAACCTGTTTCAAAACCGGAGCAGCTTCTGCCTGAAAGACACCATGTGAATACATCACTGCTTCTCTTTGGGCGCTTGCCAGACAAATGA
- the LOC126628848 gene encoding uncharacterized protein LOC126628848 isoform X2, translating into MVSSQSVKAFGKHSIGGKVHISGECGACNVCSAPCSSCLHLNRSFMGSKADEFSDETYRVNAASQYSINVGDASSSFKRKACDSLQHTTSETSNLLSVNSSHDSLSENAESKATMRSSDTSVEVHDDNISCISRANDANQAVNNHNRNVERKNLSCSLASGKAHKSFMSDTVKAGDSGDSTEKGKLPEFFGHVDSSFKNESDIIVGQKFVSYNSLGVPTKFSPKTEVESNGQDPKDEASKSLDHGEKDVKSSELVEVDDMQASQSASGDDSDESDIVEHDVKVCDICGDAGREDMLAMCSRCSDGAEHIYCMRKMLRRVPKGPWLCEECKFAEETDNQKQGSDMEVKRMEKAITSTQISNKRLAENVEVAPSAKRQALEMRVGSPKASSPKRMGALSRESSFKSLDKDRLRSAYPISQSTNDLSETARSPSNGLRAKGTFSKSNSFNTLISKPKVKLVDEVVPQKQKGSKEHASLDMKERVVSRMMGRSVSFKSASSGRSNVSESKVKMLSSKFSHVPDLKGLKQAKEWSTVERKNLSKLDRPKANLITASPIFSTPKSDLASRGETSLLSSVSNREPKVALPDGKLSTSSKSSLTRKGVDTRVASGGGSSMNGMSSSASEQRSNQVCSKDESLSSYSGTVETSHCNVDGTLEDVLPQSGEMADQDDKARESSVRCRPAVVASPKFKERGNNAEFGRAGISQASGTDACAPRSSREEMQRGNRLKNAIHAALLRKPEIYRKKRVLDQSDELSMSNMDLSYEVATQEQSPDGHAILGTSPSDSYKNTTVNNLKQLAGQPIDSGFPSKVADSFSVVHSPGKPTVKDLHNHASGAMSVLVKTTAIPEYEYVWQGSFEVQRGGNFLDLCGGVQAHLSTCASPKVLEVVNKFPHKIPLNEVPRLSVWPSQFHQSGAKEDNIALYFFAKDLDSYERHYKSLLDAMVKNDLALKGNFDGVELLIFPSNQLPEKSQRWNMLFFLWGVFRTMRVHCLDFTEKCVPSLRNSFNKAPTDGMTLSESENICIPKHMDESSPSDRSCDVPSASKAPLHMGPTVSKDRENKDTYPEEVRSGSKVNLVLQDCRLDSNTTNNTGLSEGVECITPCLQESCNRESRVGTEIKSFIPTTGSNSYNKGEKRQVHWVTSVEREDTDSVEIRPVSSQEVAVAGSVGQERFPDRKKRVGITGGVEEVILDRVNMDKADFKQERELGRDHGYKEPEAARVNSCQPSDRKHPDIPISERTTSAASQEMPWNEVNITQMDGKIGSKKPKIGSSGFDSCSTSRGTNTVVEEKRYFEACEEKVIPEDLGNTERYFFPLDSRHVQHFGPVGHSVPWKDFSSGYEDKSREGIPSLELALGGETKPQNKGMLPFFVGLADKKDQDEPLEAAVVDEKDDDVSASLSLSLSFPFPDKEQPGKPVSKPEQLLPERHHVNTSLLLFGRLPDK; encoded by the exons ATG GTGTCATCTCAATCTGTAAAAGCGTTTGGTAAGCATTCCATAGGTGGGAAAGTTCATATTAGTGGCGAGTGTGGTGCTTGTAACGTGTGCTCTGCTCCCTGTTCATCTTGTCTGCATCTTAATAGATCATTTATGGGGTCAAAGGCTGATGAATTTTCTGATGAAACCTATCGTGTTAATGCTGCTAGTCAATATTCTATCAATGTGGGagatgcttcatcttcttttaagAGAAAAGCATGTGACAGTTTACAACATACCACCAGTGAGACTAGTAACCTGCTTAGTGTTAATTCAAGTCATGATTCTTTGTCTGAAAATGCTGAAAGCAAAGCAACCATGAGGTCTTCTGATACATCTGTTGAAGTCCATGATGATAACATTTCATGTATAAGTAGAGCCAATGATGCAAATCAAGCAGTCAATAACCATAACAGGAATGTAGAACGGAAGAATTTGTCTTGTAGTTTAGCTTCTGGAAAGGCACATAAGTCTTTCATGTCGGACACGGTAAAAGCTGGAGATTCTGGTGATAGCACAGAAAAG GGAAAACTGCCAGAATTTTTTGGACATGTGGATTCATCATTTAAGAATGAGTCGGATATTATTGTTGGCCAGAAATTTGTTTCTTATAATAGTTTAGGGGTCCCTACAAAATTTAGTCCAAAGACAGAAGTAGAGAGTAATGGACAAGACCCAAAAGATGAAGCTTCAAAGAGTTTGGATCATGGTGAGAAAGATGTTAAGTCTAGTGAGTTGGTTGAAGTAGATGACATGCAGGCCTCGCAATCTGCATCTGGGGATGACAGTGATGAATCGGACATTGTAGAGCATGAT GTTAAAGTATGTGATATTTGTGGGGATGCAGGCCGCGAAGATATGCTTGCCATGTGTAGTAGGTGCAGCGATGGTGCAGAACACAT CTATTGTATGCGAAAGATGCTTCGGAGAGTTCCTAAAGGTCCATGGCTGTGTGAGGAATGCAAGTTTGCCGAGGAAACTGATAACCAGAAGCAAG GTTCAGATATGGAGGTGAAAAGAATGGAGAAAGCGATTACGAGTACACAAATCTCTAACAAGAGACTGGCAGAAAACGTAGAAGTCGCTCCTTCTGCGAAAAGGCAGGCTCTTGAAATGCGTGTGGGATCACCAAAAGCATCTAGCCCTAAGAGAATGGGTGCTTTATCACGCGAATCTTCATTCAAAAGCTTAGATAAGGATAGGTTGAGGTCAGCTTATCCGATTTCTCAGTCTACTAATGATCTATCAGAAACTGCACGTTCTCCTTCAAATGGTTTACGGGCCAAGG GTACATTTTCAAAGTCAAATTCGTTCAACACCTTAATTTCTAAACCAAAAGTCAAACTTGTAGATGAAGTTGTTCCTCAAAAGCAAAAGGGGTCTAAAGAACATGCTTCCCTTGATATGAAGGAGAGGGTGGTGTCCAGAATGATGGGCAGATCTGTGTCTTTCAAATCTGCTAGCTCAGGGCGTTCAAATGTGTCTGAATCAAAAGTTAAAATGCTCTCGTCAAAATTTAGCCATGTTCCAGATCTTAAAGGATTGAAACAAGCAAAAGAGTGGAGCacagttgaaagaaaaaatttgTCCAAACTAGACCGCCCCAAGGCTAATTTGATAACAGCTAGTCCTATTTTCTCAACTCCTAAGAGTGACCTTGCATCTCGTGGTGAGACTAGTTTGCTTTCATCTGTGAGCAATCGAGAGCCAAAGGTTGCACTGCCTGATGGAAAGTTAAGTACTTCATCAAAATCTAGTCTTACTCGTAAAGGTGTTGACACTCGAGTTGCTTCAG GTGGAGGTTCATCTATGAATGGAATGTCTAGTTCTGCTTCTGAACAAAGGTCAAACCAGGTTTGCTCTAAGGATGAATCCTTATCCAGCTATTCTGGGACCGTTGAGACATCACACTGTAATGTAGATGGAACATTAGAAGATGTGTTACCACAATCAGGGGAAATGGCAGATCAGGATGATAAGGCCAGGGAGAGCTCTGTTCGCTGTAGGCCTGCTGTTGTGGCTAGTCCAAAATTTAAAGAGAGAGGTAATAACGCGGAATTTGGCAGAGCTGGGATTTCACAGGCTTCTGGTACTGATGCTTGTGCTCCTAGAAGTTCTAGGGAGGAGATGCAGAGAGGTAATAGGTTGAAAAATGCTATTCATGCAGCTTTGCTTCGAAAGCCTGAAATATACAGAAAGAAAAGAGTGCTTGATCAATCTGACGAGTTGTCCATGTCGAACATGGACTTAAGTTATGAAGTAGCTACTCAAGAGCAGTCACCTGATGGACATGCAATCCTTGGGACTTCTCCTTCTGACTCTTACAAGAATACAACTGTCAATAATTTAAAGCAGCTTGCAGGACAGCCCATTGATTCTGGGTTCCCTTCCAAAGTGGCAGACTCTTTTTCTGTTGTTCATTCTCCGGGCAAGCCTACAGTGAAAGATTTGCATAATCATGCTTCAGGGGCAATGTCTGTTCTTGTGAAGACAACAGCCATTCCAGAATATGAATACGTCTGGCA GGGGAGTTTTGAAGTGCAGAGAGGTGGAAATTTTCTGGATTTATGTGGTGGAGTTCAAGCTCACTTGTCAACTTGTGCATCGCCAAAGGTCCTTGAAGTGGTAAACAAATTTCCGCACAAAATTCCTCTGAATGAAGTTCCTCGCCTAAGTGTATGGCCATCACAGTTTCATCAAAGTGGTGCTAAAGAAGATAATATTGCACTTTATttctttgccaaagatcttgaTAG TTACGAAAGACACTACAAGAGCCTGTTGGATGCTATGGTCAAGAATGATCTAGCCCTCAAAGGGAATTTTGATGGCGTTGAACTTCTGATATTCCCATCCAATCAGCTTCCTGAGAAATCACAAC GTTGGAATATGCTATTTTTCCTTTGGGGTGTGTTCAGGACAATGAGGGTGCATTGTTTGGATTTTACCGAGAAATGTGTTCCCAGCTTGAGAAACTCATTCAATAAAGCTCCTACTGATGGCATGACTTTGTCTGAGAGTGAGAACATATGTATACCTAAGCATATGGATGAATCTTCTCCTTCTGACAGATCTTGTGATGTTCCCTCTGCTTCCAAGGCGCCTCTGCATATGGGCCCCACAGTTAGTAAGGACCGTGAGAACAAAGATACTTATCCTGAAGAGGTGCGTTCAGGTTCAAAAGTGAACTTGGTGTTACAGGATTGTAGACTTGATTCCAACACAACAAACAATACTGGCTTGTCTGAAGGAGTTGAATGCATCACTCCTTGCCTG CAGGAAAGCTGTAATCGAGAGAGCAGAGTTGGCACAGAAATTAAATCTTTTATTCCAACAACTGGGTCAAATAGCTATAACAAAGGTGAGAAGAGGCAAGTGCATTGGGTCACTTCTGTTGAAAGGGAAGACACTGATTCTGTGGAGATTCGTCCTGTTTCCAGTCAAGAGGTAGCCGTTGCTGGGAGTGTGGGTCAGGAGAGATTTCCAGATAGAAAGAAAAGGGTTGGTATCACCGGAGGGGTTGAGGAGGTGATTCTGGACAGAGTGAACATGGATAAAGCTGATTTTAAACAAGAGAGGGAATTGGGGAGAGATCATGGATATAAGGAACCAGAAGCAGCCAGAGTCAACTCTTGTCAGCCTAGTGACAGAAAACACCCAGACATACCTATCTCAGAGAGAACAACTTCTGCAGCAAGTCAAGAAATGCCATGGAATGAGGTGAATATTACACAGATGGATGGCAAGATTGGTAGTAAGAAGCCAAAAATTGGTTCAAGTGGATTTGATAGCTGTAGCACTTCTAGAGGCACAAACACTGTGGTTGAGGAGAAGAGATACTTTGAAGCCTGTGAGGAGAAAGTTATTCCAGAGGACTTGGGAAATACTGAAAGGTACTTCTTTCCTTTGGATTCACGGCATGTTCAGCATTTTGGGCCAGTTGGCCACTCGGTGCCATGGAAAGATTTCTCTTCAGGGTATGAGGATAAGTCTCGCGAAGGGATCCCAAGTCTCGAGCTAGCTCTAGGGGGAGAAACAAAACCACAAAATAAGGGAATGCTGCCCTTCTTTGTTGGGTTAGCAGACAAGAAAGACCAAGATGAGCCTTTAGAAGCAGCGGTAGTGGATGAGAAAGATGATGATGTGTCTGCGTcgctttccctttccctttcattCCCATTCCCAGACAAGGAACAACCTGGGAAACCTGTTTCAAAACCGGAGCAGCTTCTGCCTGAAAGACACCATGTGAATACATCACTGCTTCTCTTTGGGCGCTTGCCAGACAAATGA